A single genomic interval of Juglans regia cultivar Chandler chromosome 1, Walnut 2.0, whole genome shotgun sequence harbors:
- the LOC108988084 gene encoding protein RIK-like isoform X2, whose translation MTEDGGSKISSEDASQTRQRKKRKWDQPAESLASAGLAAPGVLPLGNMGPLGVIVLPGVAPISASLLTNSLPASYATVPQVLQASSIQHTATIALKPKIQDELIAREIVINDAESSVRYKLTKRQTQEEIQKFTGAVVITRGKYQPPNAPPDGEKPLYLHISAGVHLKDTAERILAVDRAAAMVEEMLRQGHILQPAPSTFHLAMNIGVKALSACVFLGFDPDPSLNIAARIRGPNDQYINHIMNETGATVSLRGCGSGDPEGTQGEEGQQPLHLFLSSNNPKSLEDAKRLAENLLDTISAECGTSRVSSCKVYSAVPPPQQVYSAVPPPQQLLAGGQSAGNELAVNTSSAAGLTATTMGSSPASLVSPLGVPGLPPVFSLGTVSQSGGYLHSGQSQGNVVGYSQPLVSGGTSYSGYGGIYPQATPLQQVALALRQLPSPVTSGMATPVPSKEKSIASSNPEKEKRPPQRRKFQELPAGSMYTAKSHQVFSLIFFEANTSILDLSIWSLVCMFHRVFSCRDVMAGAIMASELFIRVQL comes from the exons aaagaagagaaagtgGGATCAACCTGCAGAGTCCTTGGCTTCAGCTGGTTTGGCAGCACCTGGAGTCCTCCCGCTGGGCAACATGGGACCCCTCGGAGTGATTGTGCTTCCTGGTGTGGCTCCAATCTCCGCTTCACTTTTAACGAATTCGCTTCCTGCTAGCTATGCAACAGTACCCCAGGTGCTTCAGGCATCTTCAATACAACACACTGCCACCATTGCTTTAAAA CCAAAGATCCAAGATGAGTTAATAGCTCGAGAAATTGTCATAAACGATGCCGAGTCGTCTGTTCGTTACAAGCTCACAAAACGCCAGACACAGGAGGAG ATCCAAAAGTTCACTGGTGCTGTAGTTATAACTAG GGGAAAGTATCAACCACCAAATGCACCACCTGATGGGGAGAAGCCGCTATATCTTCACATATCTGCAGGGGTTCAT TTAAAAGATACAGCTGAACGGATACTAGCAGTTGATCGTGCAGCTGCCATGGTTGAAGAAATGCTGAGACAAGGTCATATTTTACAGCCAGCTCCTTCCACTTTTCATCTGGCTATGAACATTGGAGTGAAG GCACTGAGCGCATGTGTGTTTCTGGGATTTGACCCAGACCCATCATTGAACATCGCTGCTCGTATACGTGGACCAAAT GACCAGTATATAAATCACATTATGAATGAAACAGGGGCAACTGTCTCTCTACGAGGTTGTGGTTCAGGGGACCCTGAAGGCACACAGGGAGAAG AAGGGCAGCAACCACTGCATTTATTCTTGTCAAGCAATAATCCAAAAAGTCTTGAAGATGCTAAGCGTTTGGCAGAAAACTTGTTGGATACAATCAGTGCAGAGTGTGGCACGTCTAG GGTTTCATCATGTAAGGTTTATAGTGCTGTTCCACCCCCACAGCAGGTTTACAGTGCTGTTCCTCCTCCACAGCAGTTATTGGCTGGAGGTCAGAGTGCCGGGAACGAATTAGCAGTAAATACAAGTTCTGCTGCTGGTTTGACGGCTACAACTATGGGTTCTTCACCAGCTTCCCTTGTTTCCCCACTTGGAGTCCCTGGGCTCCCTCCTGTCTTTTCTCTGGGGACAGTATCACAATCTGGTGGGTATTTACACTCTGGGCAGTCTCAAGGAAATGTGGTTGGGTATTCCCAGCCTTTAGTATCTGGTGGAACGAGCTATAGCGGATATGGTGGGATATATCCTCAAGCCACACCCTTGCAACAAGTTGCCCTGGCACTTAGGCAGCTACCTTCTCCTGTCACTTCTGGAATGGCAACACCAGTACCAAGCAAAGAGAAGTCAATTGCAAGCTCCAATCCTGAGAAGGAGAAACGGCCTCCACAGAGGCGAAAGTTTCAGGAACTACCAGCTGGCTCAATGTATACTGCAAAATCCCATCAG GTATTTTCTCTGATCTTCTTTGAAGCTAACACGTCGATCCTGGACCTCTCTATCTGGTCGTTGGTTTGTATGTTTCACAGGGTTTTCAGTTGTAGAGATGTGATGGCTGGGGCGATTATGGCTTCTGAGCTTTTTATCAGGGTTCAATTATAG
- the LOC108988084 gene encoding protein RIK-like isoform X3, whose protein sequence is MTEDGGSKISSEDASQTRQRKKRKWDQPAESLASAGLAAPGVLPLGNMGPLGVIVLPGVAPISASLLTNSLPASYATVPQVLQASSIQHTATIALKPKIQDELIAREIVINDAESSVRYKLTKRQTQEEIQKFTGAVVITRGKYQPPNAPPDGEKPLYLHISAGVHLKDTAERILAVDRAAAMVEEMLRQGHILQPAPSTFHLAMNIGVKALSACVFLGFDPDPSLNIAARIRGPNDQYINHIMNETGATVSLRGCGSGDPEGTQGEEGQQPLHLFLSSNNPKSLEDAKRLAENLLDTISAECGTSRVSSCKVYSAVPPPQQVYSAVPPPQQLLAGGQSAGNELAVNTSSAAGLTATTMGSSPASLVSPLGVPGLPPVFSLGTVSQSGGYLHSGQSQGNVVGYSQPLVSGGTSYSGYGGIYPQATPLQQVALALRQLPSPVTSGMATPVPSKEKSIASSNPEKEKRPPQRRKFQELPAGSMYTAKSHQISHLISFPNHPFIVP, encoded by the exons aaagaagagaaagtgGGATCAACCTGCAGAGTCCTTGGCTTCAGCTGGTTTGGCAGCACCTGGAGTCCTCCCGCTGGGCAACATGGGACCCCTCGGAGTGATTGTGCTTCCTGGTGTGGCTCCAATCTCCGCTTCACTTTTAACGAATTCGCTTCCTGCTAGCTATGCAACAGTACCCCAGGTGCTTCAGGCATCTTCAATACAACACACTGCCACCATTGCTTTAAAA CCAAAGATCCAAGATGAGTTAATAGCTCGAGAAATTGTCATAAACGATGCCGAGTCGTCTGTTCGTTACAAGCTCACAAAACGCCAGACACAGGAGGAG ATCCAAAAGTTCACTGGTGCTGTAGTTATAACTAG GGGAAAGTATCAACCACCAAATGCACCACCTGATGGGGAGAAGCCGCTATATCTTCACATATCTGCAGGGGTTCAT TTAAAAGATACAGCTGAACGGATACTAGCAGTTGATCGTGCAGCTGCCATGGTTGAAGAAATGCTGAGACAAGGTCATATTTTACAGCCAGCTCCTTCCACTTTTCATCTGGCTATGAACATTGGAGTGAAG GCACTGAGCGCATGTGTGTTTCTGGGATTTGACCCAGACCCATCATTGAACATCGCTGCTCGTATACGTGGACCAAAT GACCAGTATATAAATCACATTATGAATGAAACAGGGGCAACTGTCTCTCTACGAGGTTGTGGTTCAGGGGACCCTGAAGGCACACAGGGAGAAG AAGGGCAGCAACCACTGCATTTATTCTTGTCAAGCAATAATCCAAAAAGTCTTGAAGATGCTAAGCGTTTGGCAGAAAACTTGTTGGATACAATCAGTGCAGAGTGTGGCACGTCTAG GGTTTCATCATGTAAGGTTTATAGTGCTGTTCCACCCCCACAGCAGGTTTACAGTGCTGTTCCTCCTCCACAGCAGTTATTGGCTGGAGGTCAGAGTGCCGGGAACGAATTAGCAGTAAATACAAGTTCTGCTGCTGGTTTGACGGCTACAACTATGGGTTCTTCACCAGCTTCCCTTGTTTCCCCACTTGGAGTCCCTGGGCTCCCTCCTGTCTTTTCTCTGGGGACAGTATCACAATCTGGTGGGTATTTACACTCTGGGCAGTCTCAAGGAAATGTGGTTGGGTATTCCCAGCCTTTAGTATCTGGTGGAACGAGCTATAGCGGATATGGTGGGATATATCCTCAAGCCACACCCTTGCAACAAGTTGCCCTGGCACTTAGGCAGCTACCTTCTCCTGTCACTTCTGGAATGGCAACACCAGTACCAAGCAAAGAGAAGTCAATTGCAAGCTCCAATCCTGAGAAGGAGAAACGGCCTCCACAGAGGCGAAAGTTTCAGGAACTACCAGCTGGCTCAATGTATACTGCAAAATCCCATCAG atttctcatctcatctcgttcCCCAATCATCCCTTTATTGTACCATAA
- the LOC108988083 gene encoding exocyst complex component EXO70E2-like, producing the protein MGDCEIPELEGEEHLIAAVKHIVKALGSKKNLTDDARKILAQLGTQLSTMTTTIANETKDDKISEIEDLLNTVEEKIMSWEDDQSMIWDSGPEEASEYLNAAGEAQKLTERLERMCRKKDDDEYNLLQRAHNVLQKAMERLEEEFRHMLVENRQPFEPEHVSFRSSEEDVVDEASIISFGDESIEDSIHRDTVSRASEDYIIDLINPDVIPDLRCIAKLMISSNYDRECYQAYTSAQKDALDECLSILGMEKLSIEEVLRMEWTSLNSKIKHWVRTMKIFMRVYLASEKWLGEQIFGEFGPVNLICFVEASKASMWQLLNFGEAISIGPHQPEKLSRILDMYEVLADLLPDIDALYSDEAGSSVRIEWHDLLSRLGDTVRATFFEFKNAIASNASINPFAGGGIHHLTRYVMNYVKFLTDYSETLNLLLKDHDAEDPSSLSPDMSPTMEEENKSRNSSSGISPMAHHFRSIASILQSSLDYKSKLYREASLQHFFLMNNIHYMAEKVKGSELRHIFGDEWIRKQNWKFQQHAMNYERASWSSILSLLKEDGIHNPGSNSISKTLLKERLRSFYLAFEEIYKTQTAWHIPDIQLREDLRISTSLKVIQAYRTFVGRHAIHLYDKDIKYSADDLETYLLDFFEGSPKSLQNNSRR; encoded by the coding sequence ATGGGGGATTGTGAGATTCCAGAACTAGAAGGAGAAGAACACTTAATTGCAGCAGTGAAACACATTGTGAAAGCATTGGGGTCAAAAAAGAACCTTACAGATGATGCAAGGAAAATTTTGGCTCAACTTGGCACCCAGTTGTCCACTATGACTACAACTATAGCGAATGAGACAAAGGATGATAAGATAAGTGAGATTGAAGATCTCCTTAACACTGTTGAGGAGAAGATCATGAGTTGGGAGGACGATCAGTCTATGATATGGGATTCAGGACCAGAAGAAGCTTCCGAGTACTTGAATGCAGCGGGTGAAGCCCAAAAATTGACTGAAAGATTAGAGAGGATGTGTCGaaagaaagatgatgatgaatataatcTATTACAAAGGGCTCATAATGTTCTTCAGAAGGCAATGGAAAGACTCGAGGAAGAGTTCAGGCACATGCTTGTTGAGAACAGGCAGCCTTTTGAGCCAGAGCATGTGTCTTTTCGATCCAGTGAAGAGGATGTTGTGGATGAGGCCTCAATTATCTCTTTTGGGGATGAGTCAATTGAAGACTCAATTCATAGAGACACCGTGAGCAGGGCCTCTGAGGATTATATCATTGATTTGATTAATCCGGATGTGATTCCCGACCTCAGATGCATTGCCAAATTGATGATCAGTTCGAATTATGATCGGGAATGTTACCAGGCCTATACCAGTGCTCAGAAGGATGCCTTGGATGAGTGCCTCTCCATTCTTGGAATGGAGAAACTAAGCATTGAAGAAGTGCTGAGGATGGAGTGGACTAGCTTGAATTCTAAGATCAAACACTGGGTACGAACAATGAAGATCTTTATGCGGGTCTATCTTGCTAGTGAGAAATGGCTTGGTGAGCAAATTTTTGGGGAGTTTGGACCAGTTAATCTAATTTGCTTTGTTGAGGCATCCAAGGCTTCAATGTGGCAGCTTCTAAATTTTGGTGAAGCCATTTCTATAGGCCCTCATCAACCAGAGAAGTTGTCTCGAATTCTTGACATGTATGAGGTGCTAGCAGATCTTCTTCCAGATATAGATGCTTTATACTCGGATGAGGCTGGTTCTTCAGTTAGAATCGAGTGGCACGACCTTCTTAGTAGATTGGGTGATACTGTAAGGGcaacattttttgaatttaagaaCGCCATTGCATCAAATGCATCGATAAACCCTTTTGCAGGAGGTGGAATTCACCATCTTACCAGATACGTCATGAATTACGTCAAGTTTCTAACTGACTACAGTGAGACGCTCAATTTGCTGCTCAAGGACCATGATGCAGAGGATCCGAGTTCACTGTCACCAGACATGAGTCCAACTATGGAGGAGGAGAACAAAAGCAGGAATTCTTCAAGCGGGATTTCCCCAATGGCTCATCACTTTCGATCGATTGCCTCAATTCTGCAAAGCAGCCTTGATTATAAGTCCAAGCTATACAGGGAAGCTTCGCTACAGCACTTCTTCTTGATGAACAATATTCATTACATGGCTGAAAAGGTCAAGGGGTCTGAGCTGAGGCATATATTTGGAGATGAATGGATTAGGAAGCAAAACTGGAAATTCCAACAGCACGCAATGAATTATGAGCGAGCTAGTTGGAGTTCAATCCTCTCTTTGCTTAAGGAAGATGGCATTCACAATCCTGGTTCAAATTCTATCTCGAAAACCCTCCTCAAGGAAAGGCTCCGGAGTTTTTATCTTGCTTTTGAGGAGATATACAAGACCCAAACAGCATGGCATATCCCAGATATTCAGCTCCGAGAAGATTTACGAATCTCAACATCCCTCAAGGTCATCCAGGCTTATCGGACATTTGTGGGAAGACATGCCATTCACTTATATGACAAGGATATTAAATACAGTGCAGATGACCTAGAGACTTATCTTTTGGATTTCTTCGAGGGATCTccaaaatcattacaaaataactCTAGGAGATGA
- the LOC108988084 gene encoding protein RIK-like isoform X1 translates to MTEDGGSKISSEDASQTRQRKKRKWDQPAESLASAGLAAPGVLPLGNMGPLGVIVLPGVAPISASLLTNSLPASYATVPQVLQASSIQHTATIALKPKIQDELIAREIVINDAESSVRYKLTKRQTQEEIQKFTGAVVITRGKYQPPNAPPDGEKPLYLHISAGVHLKDTAERILAVDRAAAMVEEMLRQGHILQPAPSTFHLAMNIGVKALSACVFLGFDPDPSLNIAARIRGPNDQYINHIMNETGATVSLRGCGSGDPEGTQGEEGQQPLHLFLSSNNPKSLEDAKRLAENLLDTISAECGTSRVSSCKVYSAVPPPQQVYSAVPPPQQLLAGGQSAGNELAVNTSSAAGLTATTMGSSPASLVSPLGVPGLPPVFSLGTVSQSGGYLHSGQSQGNVVGYSQPLVSGGTSYSGYGGIYPQATPLQQVALALRQLPSPVTSGMATPVPSKEKSIASSNPEKEKRPPQRRKFQELPAGSMYTAKSHQGSEFLKPAESSADFGVRDVSTMPAPKKLVQPSFSGMPPPGPRIMPPPPPPPPPPPKFTLSTHAIKGDDKNNILNKTKSDSVPETLFKLMEYGEEDDDPEENYEEPPSGSSSALAARKPFWAL, encoded by the exons aaagaagagaaagtgGGATCAACCTGCAGAGTCCTTGGCTTCAGCTGGTTTGGCAGCACCTGGAGTCCTCCCGCTGGGCAACATGGGACCCCTCGGAGTGATTGTGCTTCCTGGTGTGGCTCCAATCTCCGCTTCACTTTTAACGAATTCGCTTCCTGCTAGCTATGCAACAGTACCCCAGGTGCTTCAGGCATCTTCAATACAACACACTGCCACCATTGCTTTAAAA CCAAAGATCCAAGATGAGTTAATAGCTCGAGAAATTGTCATAAACGATGCCGAGTCGTCTGTTCGTTACAAGCTCACAAAACGCCAGACACAGGAGGAG ATCCAAAAGTTCACTGGTGCTGTAGTTATAACTAG GGGAAAGTATCAACCACCAAATGCACCACCTGATGGGGAGAAGCCGCTATATCTTCACATATCTGCAGGGGTTCAT TTAAAAGATACAGCTGAACGGATACTAGCAGTTGATCGTGCAGCTGCCATGGTTGAAGAAATGCTGAGACAAGGTCATATTTTACAGCCAGCTCCTTCCACTTTTCATCTGGCTATGAACATTGGAGTGAAG GCACTGAGCGCATGTGTGTTTCTGGGATTTGACCCAGACCCATCATTGAACATCGCTGCTCGTATACGTGGACCAAAT GACCAGTATATAAATCACATTATGAATGAAACAGGGGCAACTGTCTCTCTACGAGGTTGTGGTTCAGGGGACCCTGAAGGCACACAGGGAGAAG AAGGGCAGCAACCACTGCATTTATTCTTGTCAAGCAATAATCCAAAAAGTCTTGAAGATGCTAAGCGTTTGGCAGAAAACTTGTTGGATACAATCAGTGCAGAGTGTGGCACGTCTAG GGTTTCATCATGTAAGGTTTATAGTGCTGTTCCACCCCCACAGCAGGTTTACAGTGCTGTTCCTCCTCCACAGCAGTTATTGGCTGGAGGTCAGAGTGCCGGGAACGAATTAGCAGTAAATACAAGTTCTGCTGCTGGTTTGACGGCTACAACTATGGGTTCTTCACCAGCTTCCCTTGTTTCCCCACTTGGAGTCCCTGGGCTCCCTCCTGTCTTTTCTCTGGGGACAGTATCACAATCTGGTGGGTATTTACACTCTGGGCAGTCTCAAGGAAATGTGGTTGGGTATTCCCAGCCTTTAGTATCTGGTGGAACGAGCTATAGCGGATATGGTGGGATATATCCTCAAGCCACACCCTTGCAACAAGTTGCCCTGGCACTTAGGCAGCTACCTTCTCCTGTCACTTCTGGAATGGCAACACCAGTACCAAGCAAAGAGAAGTCAATTGCAAGCTCCAATCCTGAGAAGGAGAAACGGCCTCCACAGAGGCGAAAGTTTCAGGAACTACCAGCTGGCTCAATGTATACTGCAAAATCCCATCAG GGTTCAGAATTTTTAAAGCCTGCTGAGTCATCAGCCGATTTCGGTGTTAGAGATGTATCAACTATGCCGGCCCCAAAGAAGTTGGTCCAGCCATCATTCAGTGGAATGCCACCTCCCGGGCCAAGAATTATgcccccaccaccaccaccaccaccacctccgcCAAAGTTTACTTTGTCAACGCATGCTATTAAAGGGGATGACAAGAATAATATTCTGAATAAAACAAAGTCAGATTCTGTTCCTG AAACTTTGTTCAAGCTGATGGAATATGGAGAGGAGGATGACGACCCTGAGGAAAACTACGAAGAACCGCCTAGTGGCAGCTCCAGTGCACTAGCAGCTCGAAAGCCCTTCTGGGCTTTATAA